From a region of the Lactuca sativa cultivar Salinas chromosome 4, Lsat_Salinas_v11, whole genome shotgun sequence genome:
- the LOC111904657 gene encoding probable LRR receptor-like serine/threonine-protein kinase At1g05700, with the protein MNFQSLVTILVLLGVFVDAQNDQSGFISIDCGIAKGSTYTDQVTGINYISDAEFRDTGEIHSIMPAYNSLDIYKHATTLTSFPQNTRNCYTLKPTQGKGNRYLIRTSFMYGNYDLKGQLPEFDVYLGPDYWDTMKFNSSSQPKTMEIIHVSSTDYIHLCLVNIGRGTPFISAIELRLVAGDMYKETDFGSLYLYARANFGTTLGTVRYNDDKYDRVWSPINLFDSTFLYTREQVSVGLSNVFDPPSEVMSSAATPRNPNDPFKIEWDPFNTNDKFFIYMHFAEVELLKRNQTREFNIYLNGNLSYGPFSPIYLNTASIYSTAPETIAPRYTLTINKTKNSTLPPIINALELYVLKQLTQRQTDHHDVVAIGSIKSYYRITRNWQGDPCAPQEFVWDGVRCSYNDTEMSRITFLNLSTSGIKGKIDHGFSYLTMIETLDLSNNNLTGTVPDFLSGMKFLKVLNLRGNNFIGPIPEELLAKSNNGSLSISFDGQSTDEEASSCVMNRCKNKKDKKFIVPVIATVASLFVILAAITTIWIINKQKAHGSIRQSNLHTNKSKTSSDGLEIKRQKFTYSEVQSITDNFKVVIGKGGFGEVYHGYIGDVQVAVKMLSASFQQGDKEFQAEANLLMSVHHKNLTTLVGYCNEGNHKGIIYDYIANGNLENHIFDTSLSVLNWEKRLRIACDVACGLEYLHHGCTPPIVHRDVKCTNILLNEKFHAKLADFGLSRAFPTEGATHISTLVAGTPGYLDPEYQSSYRLTEKSDVYSFGVVLLVIITGRPAIARYDNDNKHISRWVNLKLSDGNVKSLVDPRLQGEFDINSAGKAVELAMTCVDDMPNRRPTMKEVVMGLSDCLVTLQDAKTEILTGIVSLTLENAT; encoded by the exons ATGAATTTCCAATCTCTTGTTACAATATTAGTTCTTCTTGGAGTATTTGTTGATGCCCAGAATGATCAATCAG GCTTCATTAGCATAGACTGTGGGATTGCCAAAGGGTCAACATACACCGATCAAGTAACAGGCATAAACTACATATCCGATGCTGAATTCAGAGACACTGGCGAAATCCATAGCATAATGCCCGCATATAACTCGTTAGACATTTATAAACATGCTACCACCCTCACAAGTTTTCCACAAAACACAAGAAACTGCTACACCCTAAAACCAACACAAGGAAAGGGTAACAGGTATCTCATAAGGACAAGCTTTATGTATGGGAATTATGACTTGAAGGGCCAACTTCCAGAATTCGATGTCTATCTTGGACCTGATTACTGGGATACCATGAAATTCAATTCGTCATCTCAACCAAAAACAATGGAGATCATACATGTCTCATCAACAGATTACATTCATCTTTGTCTAGTAAATATAGGTCGTGGGACTCCTTTCATATCAGCGATAGAACTACGGCTTGTAGCAGGCGACATGTATAAAGAAACCGATTTTGGATCATTATACCTTTATGCACGCGCAAATTTTGGAACTACGCTTGGAACAGTCAG GTATAACGATGACAAGTATGATCGTGTATGGAGTCCAATTAATTTGTTTGATAGTACTTTTTTATACACTCGGGAACAAGTATCGGTAGGGTTATCGAACGTCTTTGACCCACCATCAGAGGTTATGAGTTCTGCTGCAACGCCAAGAAACCCTAATGATCCATTTAAAATAGAGTGGGATCCTTTTAATACCAACGATAAATTTTTCATTTACATGCACTTTGCTGAAGTTGAATTACTGAAAAGAAACCAGACAAGAGAATTCAACATTTATCTGAATGGGAACTTATCGTATGGACCTTTCTCTCCCATATATCTGAACACAGCCAGTATTTATAGCACAGCGCCTGAAACGATAGCACCAAGATATACACTcacaataaataaaacaaaaaattcaaCCCTTCCACCCATCATCAACGCTCTTGAGCTTTATGTATTAAAGCAGCTCACACAAAGGCAAACAGATCACCATGATG TTGTTGCAATAGGGAGCATTAAATCTTATTACAGAATAACTAGAAATTGGCAAGGAGATCCATGTGCACCACAGGAATTTGTTTGGGATGGTGTCAGATGCAGCTACAATGATACGGAGATGTCTAGGATCACATTCTT GAACTTGTCTACAAGTGGAATTAAAGGAAAAATAGATCATGGATTTTCTTACCTCACAATGATAGAAACCTT GGATTTGTCCAACAATAACTTGACAGGAACTGTGCCTGATTTTCTCTCTGGAATGAAATTCTTGAAAGTCCT CAATTTAAGAGGAAACAATTTCATTGGGCCGATTCCAGAGGAGCTTCTAGCAAAATCAAACAACGGATCATTGTCAATAAG TTTCGATGGTCAGAGTACAGATGAAGAGGCAAGTTCTTGTGTGATGAATCGTTGCAAAAACAAGAAGGATAAAAAATTCATTGTTCCAGTAATAGCAACGGTTGCTTCTCTCTTTGTGATCCTGGCTGCAATCACCACCATATGgataattaataaacaaaaagCTCATG GTTCAATTCGTCAAAGTAATTTGCATACGAACAAAAGCAAAACAAGCAGCGATGGGTTGGAGATAAAAAGACAAAAGTTCACATACTCAGAGGTACAGAGCATTACTGACAACTTCAAAGTTGTTATTGGGAAAGGAGGATTTGGAGAAGTTTATCATGGTTATATCGGTGATGTTCAAGTTGCTGTTAAGATGCTTTCTGCATCATTTCAACAAGGGGACAAAGAATTTCAAGCCGAG GCCAATCTTCTCATGAGTGTTCATCATAAAAACTTGACTACGCTGGTTGGGTATTGCAATGAAGGCAACCACAAGGGAATTATCTACGATTACATTGCTAATGGGAacttagaaaatcatatattcg ATACAAGTTTAAGTGTCTTAAATTGGGAAAAAAGACTACGAATAGCATGTGATGTTGCATGTG GTCTAGAGTATCTTCATCATGGTTGCACGCCGCCTATAGTCCATAGAGATGTTAAGTGTACAAACATCTTATTGAACGAAAAGTTTCATGCGAAACTAGCAGACTTCGGGTTATCCAGAGCTTTTCCTACAGAAGGTGCTACACATATTTCAACTTTAGTTGCTGGCACTCCTGGGTACCTTGACCCTGA GTATCAGTCGTCATACAGATTGACTGAGAAAAGTGACGTTTATAGTTTTGGGGTTGTGCTTCTGGTGATAATTACAGGACGACCAGCTATAGCCAGATATGATAATGACAACAAACACATAAGTCGATGGGTTAATTTAAAGCTTTCAGATGGGAATGTAAAAAGCTTGGTTGATCCTAGGTTACAAGGAGAATTTGACATCAACTCAGCAGGGAAGGCAGTAGAATTGGCAATGACTTGTGTTGATGACATGCCCAACAGACGACCGACCATGAAGGAAGTGGTCATGGGTTTAAGTGATTGTTTGGTAACTCTTCAGGACGCCAAAACAGAAATTTTGACAGGAATCGTATCTCTTACTTTGGAGAATGCAACTTGA